One stretch of Bacteroidota bacterium DNA includes these proteins:
- a CDS encoding AsmA family protein gives MKKILKIFGIVIIILLLIAVLTPLLFKGKIIEKVKQEANKSLNAKIGFEGFKVSLFRNFPDLSIGIRNFTIVGIDEFKDDTLAVIPSLSITINLKSVLKGDTYEVKKVSAEQPDLLLKVLKNGKANWDIVKPSESSPTPTAEVTEAPSSFRIALRKFAVTKGKIIYNDEETRTLAEITGLDILLSGDLTADVTKLDANVNIGDLTVGYDGITYLHHAKADFKTVIDADLVNYKYTFTLTEVTINDVILGIEGYVAMPGDNIAMDLTFNSRKTDFRSLLSLVPAIYAKDFQDVQTSGLLTLNGDVKGIYNETLFPSFHLMISVENGMFKYPDLPVAVTNIRLLSKITSPGSTLDSMIVEIPQMHAEVAQNPVDIRLMLKNLMSDPWIDASMKGTVNLGQIKDFYPLPAEQKLDGLITADFSLKGSMSSLESGAYDQFTALGFIIVDNLNFSDPAFPEGIQISKARIDISPEFIQLSAFDSKFGKNDFSATGKLTNYLPYFLKDGTISGQLVTKSQYINLDDLLFGYDQGSVQAGSADTTSSLAVIEIPSDIDFILTSGFDRLIYDKIDMSNVRGIIKILDSKVTLQELKMNALGGEMIINGSYDTHLPHHPEVDLTLNIKTLDIQQAYNTFAAVETFAPLAQKTKGLFSTSLKMKTELDSAMMPVYKSLTGGGNLLTSNIVIEDIQAMNQIANILKIDKFRNMTLDKINLSYEFIDGKVVVKPFTFKLGNIGAQIGGYTSYQGAIDYILHLQIPKSEFGNSLNAVMGNLLSNVNKLGTDITLGDIVNVDVLIGGTVTQPTVKAGLKETIGTLVDDLKKQAEEELLKKKEELENQAREEAAKYMVQAQAEADKIMQEAQKKADGIVSAAQQTADKMKKDSEVNAANLIEEGKKKGPLGEIAARKAADEMKKETARKADRLVEEAKKQASGIMAEAQKNADRILQDARNKTK, from the coding sequence ATGAAAAAAATATTAAAGATCTTCGGAATTGTAATTATAATTCTTTTACTCATTGCAGTCCTGACTCCTTTGTTATTTAAAGGCAAGATCATCGAGAAAGTCAAACAGGAAGCCAATAAAAGTCTCAACGCGAAAATCGGTTTTGAAGGATTCAAAGTATCGCTTTTCAGGAATTTTCCTGATCTGAGTATCGGGATCAGGAACTTTACAATTGTCGGCATCGATGAATTTAAGGATGACACTCTCGCTGTTATTCCCTCACTGTCCATTACAATAAATCTGAAGAGTGTACTTAAGGGTGACACCTATGAAGTAAAAAAGGTCAGTGCAGAGCAGCCCGATCTTCTGCTTAAGGTTCTTAAAAACGGGAAAGCCAACTGGGATATCGTCAAGCCTTCGGAATCTTCACCGACTCCCACCGCTGAGGTTACAGAGGCGCCATCGTCATTCAGGATCGCTTTAAGGAAGTTCGCAGTCACAAAAGGGAAAATTATTTACAACGACGAAGAAACCAGAACTCTGGCTGAAATCACCGGCTTGGATATCCTGTTATCAGGCGATCTGACAGCTGATGTCACAAAACTTGATGCAAATGTAAACATTGGGGATTTGACTGTCGGTTATGACGGAATAACTTACCTGCACCATGCAAAGGCTGATTTTAAAACGGTTATTGATGCCGACCTGGTAAATTATAAATATACCTTCACTTTAACTGAGGTCACCATCAATGATGTAATCCTTGGTATAGAAGGATATGTTGCCATGCCGGGGGACAATATTGCGATGGATTTGACATTTAATTCCAGAAAAACTGATTTCAGGAGCTTACTGTCGCTGGTGCCGGCGATATATGCCAAAGATTTTCAGGACGTTCAGACATCAGGCCTTCTGACTTTAAATGGTGATGTTAAAGGTATATATAATGAAACACTATTCCCGTCATTCCATTTAATGATTAGTGTCGAAAATGGAATGTTCAAGTACCCTGATCTTCCGGTAGCGGTGACTAATATCCGTTTACTTTCAAAAATAACCAGCCCCGGCAGCACACTTGACAGCATGATCGTTGAAATTCCCCAGATGCACGCTGAGGTGGCTCAAAATCCTGTCGATATAAGGTTAATGTTAAAAAATCTTATGTCCGATCCCTGGATTGACGCAAGTATGAAAGGCACAGTGAATCTTGGCCAGATCAAGGATTTTTATCCGCTTCCGGCCGAACAGAAACTTGACGGGCTTATTACAGCCGATTTCTCTCTGAAAGGTTCTATGTCATCCCTTGAAAGTGGCGCTTATGATCAGTTCACCGCACTGGGATTTATCATCGTTGATAATTTGAATTTCAGCGACCCTGCTTTTCCAGAGGGCATTCAAATCTCTAAAGCAAGGATAGATATTTCTCCTGAATTTATCCAACTCTCTGCATTCGATTCAAAGTTTGGGAAAAATGATTTCAGCGCAACAGGTAAGCTGACCAATTATCTGCCCTATTTTCTTAAGGATGGAACGATAAGTGGTCAGCTGGTCACCAAATCACAATACATCAATCTGGACGATCTTTTATTCGGATATGACCAGGGATCTGTGCAGGCTGGTTCTGCCGATACAACGTCATCACTTGCTGTGATTGAGATACCATCGGATATTGACTTCATATTGACCTCCGGTTTTGACAGGCTTATTTATGACAAGATCGACATGTCGAATGTGAGGGGTATAATAAAAATCCTGGACAGCAAAGTCACGCTGCAGGAGTTGAAAATGAATGCATTGGGCGGAGAAATGATCATTAATGGCAGTTATGATACCCATCTTCCACACCACCCTGAAGTAGACTTAACACTAAATATTAAGACCTTAGATATTCAGCAGGCTTATAACACATTTGCGGCGGTGGAAACCTTTGCTCCTCTGGCGCAAAAGACAAAGGGTTTATTTTCCACCAGCCTGAAAATGAAAACTGAACTGGATTCGGCAATGATGCCGGTATATAAATCACTGACCGGTGGTGGAAATCTGTTGACTTCCAATATCGTTATTGAGGATATCCAGGCAATGAATCAGATTGCCAACATTTTGAAAATTGATAAATTCAGAAATATGACCCTCGACAAGATCAACCTAAGTTATGAATTTATTGATGGTAAAGTGGTTGTCAAACCATTTACATTTAAGCTGGGAAATATCGGGGCTCAGATCGGAGGTTATACATCCTACCAGGGAGCTATCGATTATATATTGCATCTTCAAATCCCGAAAAGTGAATTTGGTAATTCATTGAATGCTGTCATGGGGAATCTGCTGAGTAATGTCAATAAGCTCGGCACAGATATTACATTGGGGGATATTGTTAATGTAGATGTGCTGATTGGAGGGACAGTGACACAGCCAACTGTTAAGGCTGGCCTGAAGGAAACTATTGGCACACTGGTGGATGATCTTAAAAAACAGGCTGAAGAGGAATTATTAAAGAAGAAGGAGGAGCTTGAAAATCAGGCCAGGGAGGAAGCTGCAAAATATATGGTACAGGCGCAGGCAGAGGCTGATAAGATCATGCAGGAAGCGCAGAAAAAAGCCGATGGCATTGTGAGCGCAGCTCAGCAAACTGCCGATAAAATGAAAAAAGACAGTGAAGTCAATGCTGCAAATCTGATTGAGGAAGGTAAGAAAAAGGGTCCTCTAGGAGAAATAGCAGCACGCAAGGCGGCTGATGAGATGAAAAAAGAAACAGCCAGAAAAGCTGACCGGTTGGTTGAGGAAGCCAAAAAACAGGCATCAGGCATAATGGCAGAGGCACAAAAAAATGCCGACAGGATACTACAGGATGCCAGAAATAAGACGAAATAA
- a CDS encoding ABC transporter permease yields the protein MKKIWVITRRELRAFFDSLMAYIMLVLFLGFSGFFTWIYGSDIFFSNQASLQSFFSIAYWTLFFFIPALTMRLLAEENRSGTIELLLTRPVTDWQVVIGKFLSTFILIIIALLLTIPYYITVAQLGNVDHGAVWSGYLGLILMSAMYISIGMFTSSISTNQIVGFLLALFIGIFFHIIFDVLASNISGVLGQIFSYLSLSTHFDSISRGVIDTKDLLYFLSVIFLGLVSCEAILSKRNLTD from the coding sequence ATGAAAAAGATATGGGTAATAACACGCCGTGAATTGAGAGCATTCTTTGATTCGCTGATGGCTTATATCATGCTGGTTCTTTTCCTGGGATTCAGCGGTTTTTTTACATGGATTTATGGCAGTGACATCTTTTTCTCAAACCAGGCCAGCCTGCAGTCATTCTTCAGTATTGCATACTGGACATTGTTTTTTTTCATTCCGGCCCTGACTATGCGGCTGCTGGCAGAGGAAAACAGGTCAGGTACCATCGAGCTGCTGCTGACCAGGCCTGTGACTGACTGGCAGGTGGTCATAGGCAAATTCCTGTCGACATTTATCCTGATCATCATCGCCCTGCTGCTTACCATTCCTTATTATATCACGGTAGCACAGCTTGGAAATGTTGATCACGGAGCCGTCTGGTCAGGTTATCTGGGACTTATCCTGATGAGCGCCATGTATATCAGCATAGGCATGTTTACCAGCAGCATATCAACAAATCAGATTGTAGGATTCCTTTTAGCACTGTTCATCGGCATATTCTTTCATATCATATTCGATGTTCTGGCATCCAACATATCCGGTGTCTTGGGGCAGATATTCAGCTATCTGAGCCTCTCCACTCATTTTGACTCCATCTCACGAGGCGTCATAGATACAAAAGACCTCCTCTATTTCCTGTCTGTCATTTTCCTTGGGCTGGTATCGTGCGAGGCAATACTTTCAAAAAGAAACCTGACAGATTAA
- a CDS encoding ATP-binding cassette domain-containing protein — MDILVENFTKKYGTQKAVDNISFRVKAGEVLGFLGPNGAGKTTTMKAITTFFAPNEGDIKVGNISVLVNPVEIKKHIGYLPENNPLYPDMTVIDYLKFVAGLYDIPEKQVRGRILEMVRVCGLEGEKHKKIGELSKGFKQRVGLAQALIHEPEVLIFDEPTAGLDPNQIAEIRTLIRKIGREKTVILSSHILAEVEATCDRILIINKGRIVADGTPGELRKHIQGKEVLRITVEDGEKNTIFKALQNLDSVELVDFILNKENAFEIQSKANKSSRRAIFKLCVEKGWALTELTFIETKLEDVFRELTMS; from the coding sequence ATGGATATCCTTGTTGAGAATTTCACTAAAAAATATGGCACCCAGAAAGCTGTCGATAATATCTCTTTCAGGGTTAAAGCCGGTGAGGTGCTTGGATTTCTTGGCCCTAACGGGGCGGGAAAGACAACCACAATGAAAGCTATCACCACTTTTTTTGCACCCAATGAAGGGGATATAAAAGTGGGTAATATCTCGGTGCTGGTCAATCCCGTAGAGATTAAAAAACATATAGGCTATTTGCCTGAAAACAATCCCCTTTACCCGGATATGACTGTCATTGATTACCTGAAGTTTGTCGCAGGTCTTTATGACATCCCTGAGAAACAGGTCAGGGGGCGCATTCTTGAGATGGTCAGAGTTTGCGGGCTGGAGGGCGAAAAGCATAAGAAAATCGGAGAACTTTCCAAAGGCTTCAAACAACGTGTTGGTCTGGCCCAGGCGCTCATTCATGAACCTGAAGTGCTCATTTTTGACGAGCCTACAGCCGGCCTTGACCCAAACCAGATAGCAGAAATACGCACTCTTATCAGGAAGATAGGCCGTGAGAAAACCGTCATACTCAGCTCACATATCTTGGCCGAAGTGGAAGCCACATGCGACAGGATTCTTATCATCAACAAGGGCAGGATCGTGGCCGACGGCACCCCGGGTGAATTGCGTAAACATATCCAGGGTAAGGAAGTATTGCGCATCACTGTTGAGGATGGTGAAAAAAATACTATTTTCAAAGCACTTCAGAACCTGGATTCAGTCGAGTTGGTCGATTTTATACTCAATAAAGAGAACGCCTTTGAAATCCAAAGCAAAGCAAATAAATCTTCGCGTAGAGCCATTTTTAAGCTCTGCGTGGAGAAAGGATGGGCACTGACAGAGCTGACCTTCATCGAGACGAAACTGGAAGATGTGTTCAGGGAATTGACAATGAGTTAA